The genomic DNA AACTTCTCCGCAAACCACCAGACACTTACTgtagtttttcctctttccagACATCTACGTTTGTATGGTCTCCTTTGCTCACAACGTGGCAGCAAGTGGTAAATATATCGCCATCATCAGCACTACAGTGGAGTCGGCTGATCCCGAGAAAGAGATCAAGCCGGCCCTGGACCTACTGGAGCCCATCGAGCAGAAGTTTGTCAGCATTAGTGACCTGTATGACCCAACTGACTTGGGCAATGACAGCCAGGTATGTTAAGAGGGTTAATATGAGCCATGAAGCACTGCAGCTGTTGCATGTTTTAtcccatttaaaacaaaccaggaCATAGAAGTTACATAAGTATATAGTTTATCAGGTAATGCCGTAGATATTTGGTTTCATGAGAGAAATATTACAACTCCAGGTAACTGTTCTACATCCAAGTGATCTGCTCTTTTAACCTTTAGAGCGTTCAAGGCTAAGCAGCAACTTGTCCTTTGATTCTGTGGAACTGTAATTTGAGCTAACATTAGCTCAGCATTCAAGTGGACACTGAGAGCTGTCAGCACGATTAATTTAGACAATATCTGATACCGTCAGCTATAATTGTTAATGTCTAACCACAgttagaaattaaaataatgatttgaaaATCAACACAGTGTCTTTGAATGTGACATCAGGATaaagacatttcattttagCTATACCAGTAACACACCTTCTCTCACTAAATGTGAACTTCCTAATCGACTTGAATCCGTCCTGTGcatatttacatttgatcttttttcctctcctcctagATTTTCATCTCCCGTTCATATGATGCCACGACTCACTTTGAGACCACCTGTGATGACATCAAGGACATCTACCGGAGGATGACTGGCTCAGAATTTGACTTTGCCGAGATGGAGCGCAAGAAGCAGGACATCTTCGGCGATGCGGCAGAGTAGAGGCGAGGCGTCCGCAACACTTCTGATCATCAAAGACAACGCTGCCGACAACGCAAATCTTACAAAGCATAGAAAACGTACTCATAAATGTACACATCAATGGGCTGGCTGATTATCAAAGTACACGGTTTGCCCATTGAGGAAATTCAtgatatatagagagatatgaTATAGTATTGTTGGATAGGGTTCAGGAGATATGCTTTGTCAAATCACATTAAGATGGAGGTTTTAACTCAACGCTATGTTTCTACTGCTTCATCACGTTAATGGATAGTCCAAAGATGCCAAATAAAGAAATCATTCATAATCACACAGTGGGTGTGGAGGGCAATCtgatttttctgtcattttataaaaaaggTGTTTGGAAGATTTACAAAATCTGCTCataagttatttttttctctgcaggcaTTTTTGCTTAGGGTGTGAGAAAAGTGGCTTGGTTTTGTGCGTCTGAATAAAATCTCGTGGTGTGGTGACGTGCCCATCAACAGCAGCCAACGTAAATAGATTGTCACATGTAGTCGTATCTCTAGCAAAGTAAAACCGTAAACCAAGCCACGAGGTGATGTCGTCCAGCATAAACTACCTGAACCTGCTTTCAACAGTCAGTTAATATAACGCATAAGTGGAGATGTATTAGTTCTTGTATTATGCAAAAAGATGGAATCCCGGAGCATTGACAGCCGATTGCTGGGAATTGTGGTTAACTGTAATTTGCTTAAGAAGGACCAAATGTGTACTGCAGCAGTATTCAATTGATGAGAGGCCTGTGACATCTTGTCATctggttttaaataaaacatcttgGGCTCAAATGATTTCTGtactgcaaagtaaaaaaaaaaactttgtcaAAAACTGTTTGActtgttctttcttttactGTTCGTTCTGCGTGAGTGTGCAATACAAGTGTGTTTACTCTTAACTAATAATTTAGAATTTAATATCACAGAGGTATCGCAGTGCTCCAACAACAGGTGACGATGTGCAGCTCTTGGAATCTTAACTGCTCAGACTCATATAATCCTGATATACACAGAAATAATTCATTTACattctaatatatataaaatggaAATGATATATGTAAAATACATATATCATGTACTGCCTCTTGTGTCCCTGGATCTTAAATACCATGAGATAATTGGAGTAGCAGCTTTTGACACCACTAAAACTCCAACTCCAACAATTCTCTACTTCCTCTGTGTACTTGTAACAGCCTCCCTGAGTAGCGCCCCCTGCCGACGTGTCTTGTGTTGAACAGTGAACATGGAGGTGACGGCTGCACGCCGCTCGTTTCTGTGCGACATTGGTGAGTCATACCTCAGTAATGTCAGCCAGACAGCACGCTCGCATTGATTCCACCATATCTCAGGATAACAATGAACCGATGCAGATACTTCATCTTCAGTTCTGATGGTTTTTCTACAGGGAACAGTATTTCCAGATTACTGCATGGGGGTGCAGCCTCCTGCATgcactttgtaaacaacatgAACCAGTCTGCTATACACACAGTGCTGAAGCCCTCTACTGGCCCTGACGAGCAATAGCACACTTGCTtcagaaagtattcagaccTCTTCACTGTTTGCTCGATTTAACATGTTTTAGATTCAATTGAAAATGGCTGAAATAGCCACCCCACATTGATCTACATCCAATAATACAtcagacattaaaataaaaaattgaagGAAAGCACTCagctaaaataataatgaaaagaaaaaagctgaaaacaaGTGTGAGgagttgaaaaatgaaaaaatgagagCATAGATGTACTGAAGGAGCTGGAAGTTGTGAAGTTTAAGAAGTTGTTTGCAACCAAAGTCCAAAAATTAGGACTTtaacagagaagaggaaaacaatagTGCGATTACTGGATCAGCATTGAGACAAATAGAAATTATAGTGTGACCACAGTTTGACTTTATGGTCCTTATATATGTCAAAGGCAGCTTAATTCAGTTTAACTTCAATGTTTGGTCTTTAATTATCCTGATGCACTTAAGCAGTGATCGTGACATACGTATACGTGACATACGAGTGTTAGAAgaacctgagacacacacacacacacacacacacacacacacacacacacacacacacacacacacacacacacacacacacacacacacacacacacacacagtgttagtGGCAGTGGTACTAGTTTCTATTCCCTAAAAAGTAGGTTGTCTTGTTTTACAACCAACAAAAACAATGGTGAACTTGGACAAAATATTTAGTTATAAGGGGAAAATTGTATTGTTGATTTTACACAGAGGTTTTAAAGGATATGGTTAGAAAAGAAGGCCGGAAAATGAAACCTATAGGAGAGAAGCTTTTAGCaattatttacataaaatgCCAGCTGAGCAAAGACCGTGTTCAGAAATGCTGcacgtgtgtctctgtctgtaaaACAGGTTTCTGGGCGGACCGGACTGCCCTGCACGAGGCAGCATTTCACGGCAGGGTTCTGCAGCTCCAACAGCTGATAGAGAGCGGAGCCTCGGTCAACATCGTGACGGTGGACAACATCACCCCCCTGCACGAGGCCTGCACGAAGGGTCACCTGAGGTGCgcccagctgctgctggaggctggAGCTCAGGTGGGACGAGCATCTGTGCTCCCGCATGTGAGGGGCCAAACCTGACTGGTGTTAATATGAGGACGTAATGTTGGACACTGTACATGGTCATGCAATcaaatacagaataaatactTTGCGAAGCAGACTGCAGATCAGATATTTCAATGGATTTGGGTCAATACCTCTATAACACAGTGTAACATAAGAtggacaatatttttttttactaccaGTAGTATTTCTACACACTTTTACTAATATTCTAAAGTTAAAGTAGTGGGATCTTTTCCCTCTGGTTCTTCCAGGTTGATGTACGGACCATCCACGGCAGCACCCCTCTCTGTAACGCCTGTGCTTCCGGCAGCCTGGAGTGCGtcgagctgctgctggagcacgGAGCCAAAGTGAACCCGTCCCTCACAGCTCTGACCGCTTCACCCCTCCACGAGGCCTGCATACAGGGTGAGACTTCAGGGGGACCAAGCAGTCACAGGGACAAAGGAGCACAGGATTACTTTTCAGAATTTGGGATTTATTTCACCCAAAGAATATCAAAATAGAAAGGAATGAAAAATAAGCAAATAAACGGAACTTTGCGTAATACTTCTGCTGGTAAAACAGGACATTCAAACAAGTGGAGACATAGAAACTGGCTGATCAGACCATTTAGAAATTATAGGGGAAACAACTTAAACTTCAGACAAATAAATCCTGTCCTCCCCATACGGATGGCCACTTTTATTTTCCACCTTCAGTTACATCTTTTAACCAAACCAGGAAGGAGGACTAATGCAGCAGACGCAGTAactcaaagaaaatgaaatcagaCCGAACTGTTTAATCTGAtgttaaaacataaaatcaaaAATGAAGCAGTTCACTGTGTTTTGCTAACTAACCACAATCACACACGTCATATCTTCTTCACTGTGAATGAAACTTCACGTTCCCCTCAGGTAATGACGCCGTGGTGAGGCTGATGATAGCGAGCGGAGCCCAGCTGGAGGCGTACGATGTCTACTTTGGTCCGCCCCTCCACATCGCATGTGCTAAAGGACACGTGGGCTGTGTTAGGGAGCTGCTGGTTGCAGGTCAGAACATGAATTGTAATCTACCTCATCTATTATTCTCTACATTGGCCAAAAAAACCAAGTAGTTATATCGCAGCagtttatattcaaatatacaCTCAGCTGGTGCAACAGGTGACTGTGCATGTTGGAGCTGTCTCCTTAATAATTCAGTTtgactattttatttattttatacctattttttaattttcacaggAACAATGTACACTCAAAAGCAACTATACCAGAGTTAGCTAGCAGCTAATTTGCATCTGTCGAACCCTCAGCAGGTAAAACaagataataaaagtaataatcacaataataatcatacaATAAAGCACGCACAATACTTAGAGGCCATTAATGTAGACTTTTCTTGAGGTAAGGAACCCCTGAACACAACAGTCAGGTAAACACAAGGCTGTCATTGGTGGTCTGTCATTACAGAATCATTTATGAACACAACAAAATGGAATTCCTTTATGGTACTTATTTAAAGAGCATGTTCATCATGAGAGTTCAGAGTCATGGCTCTGGGGAATGCTCCTTTTTGAAACAGTATGATTTGGTGGATAAGGATCTGTATTACAGCTGTCATTAtttgatgaatacaaataaacaaaaggcCAAAGCTCTCGTCTTCACCTCCTGCAGGTGCCAATGTGAATTCAGTGAAGTTCCATGAGACAGCTTTGCACCACGCGGCACGGGTCCACGTGGCGGACATGATCGAGCTGCTGGTGGAGTTCGGGGCCAGCGTGCACGCCAGCGACAACCTGGGGAGAAAACCCGTGGACTACACCTCGCCAGCGTCTCCCTCTCACACCTGCCTCACGTTCTACGAAAGTAAACCCCTTAACCCTGAATCGcagtcagaaaagaaaaaaaaagagaccagATGTAATTGACATTATTGGACGGTGTGCTTCTCCTCAGGTCATCCTCtgagtctgcagcagctgtgtagGATCACCGTGAGGAGGACGCTGGGCACCAGGGCCTCAGAGGTCATAGGTCGGCTGAACGTATCCCATCGCATCCACCGCTTCCTCCAGTTCTACGACCACCCCTCGTCACTGCAGAGCCACACATGACGGGATCCCTACCCCTGCAGGAGGGGGGCCCCGTTCCATTTGGATTCACACAACATGGACTGAATAAATGCTCCTAATTGAAGTTATACATCATTATGATATGAATCCCTGTAACAGCATCATGTATCCAGGTGAAGAATAAAAACTGGTTGCATTCTCCTCAGAGAGTGCAGTCTTCTGTTtggtagtaaaaaaaaaactacaagtcCCGGGATGCACCTCGGCTGCCCGGCGTGTCACGTGACTGACACCCCGGCGCATGTAAGCACCGCCCGGCTGTTTACAAAACATCTCTTGTCTCGTTGCTCCTGCGTCTGAGCGAGAAGCTGCAGGATGGAGGCTGAGAGCACTCAGCCCTATTTCTTCGGAGACATCGGTGAGTATGTGccatacaaacaaacatggccGCCGGGACTTTATGAGCCAGTTTGACCAGAGAGCGCGTCCTCTGCAGTCTGTGTGCTCGTCACCAGTGACGCTTCATGTTGATAACGTGCAGAAAACAAAGATGGTGTTTCCAGTAAACAGCGCTGGTCGTGGTTCCTTTACACGCAGTTGCATTTCTCCTCATGACCTCATCATGTTTCCATGTTAAACATTACAGTCGTGTGCTTCTCTTAATATTCACCTCAAACCATCAGACCATAGAGTGTGGACAGTGATTAGACTCTGTGATGAGAGAAAGTAATGGACACTGCATTTAAGTGTCAGGTTTCTGTTTGGATgtgaaagaagtgtgtgtgagaaatagaCCTTTTAACACAGAGGTTTAATTCTTAGGAAAGACACTAGTTTAGAATGTATTTTTGTTGTCCTACCATAGTTGTTATATATGAtcatatgtatttgtgttgtccTATAGCATAGTTGTTATATATGAtcatatgtatttgtgttgtccTATAGCATAGTTGTTATATATGAtcatatgtatttgtgttgtccTTGTATGGTTCTTATGTATTActatatgtatttgtgttgtccTAGTATAGTTCTTATGTATTActatatgtatttgtgttgtccTAGTATAGTTCTTAT from Paralichthys olivaceus isolate ysfri-2021 chromosome 23, ASM2471397v2, whole genome shotgun sequence includes the following:
- the asb13a.1 gene encoding ankyrin repeat and SOCS box protein 13a.1 is translated as MEVTAARRSFLCDIGFWADRTALHEAAFHGRVLQLQQLIESGASVNIVTVDNITPLHEACTKGHLRCAQLLLEAGAQVDVRTIHGSTPLCNACASGSLECVELLLEHGAKVNPSLTALTASPLHEACIQGNDAVVRLMIASGAQLEAYDVYFGPPLHIACAKGHVGCVRELLVAGANVNSVKFHETALHHAARVHVADMIELLVEFGASVHASDNLGRKPVDYTSPASPSHTCLTFYESHPLSLQQLCRITVRRTLGTRASEVIGRLNVSHRIHRFLQFYDHPSSLQSHT